A genome region from Bemisia tabaci chromosome 3, PGI_BMITA_v3 includes the following:
- the LOC109029776 gene encoding uncharacterized protein yields MVYIAKNGAVRDTPPLMKRLMNFFWGVLNFVVMFFQTMIPGLNSGFGSSITGGSSRRGDNGGGGGGSGGWGGGSGGNGPPRGNPKGGRNVRGFGSMADIPPPPSCCGCG; encoded by the exons ATGGTTTACATCGCCAAAA ATGGTGCTGTCCGAGATACACCCCCCCTTATGAAGCGATTGATGAATTTCTTTTGGGGTGTTCTAAATTTTGTTGTTATGTT CTTCCAGACAATGATTCCTGGCCTTAACAGTGGGTTCGGCAGCTCCATCACAGGTGGATCCTCAAGACGAGGCGACAATGGTGGTGGAGGTGGCGGCAGTGGAGGATGGGGTGGTGGAAGCGGGGGGAATGGACCACCAAGAGG CAATCCGAAAGGGGGAAGGAATGTGAGAGGATTCGGATCCATGGCTGATATCCCACCTCCTCCATCGTGTTGTGGGTGTGGttaa